A segment of the Lycium ferocissimum isolate CSIRO_LF1 chromosome 5, AGI_CSIRO_Lferr_CH_V1, whole genome shotgun sequence genome:
TTTGAGTTGTTTTTGTGAAAAATCACACAGAAATAGTTCTATCACTTTTGttacttgataaaaaaaaaaaactttttgttcttttttgctGTATCTATGTGTTATTATAACAGTGCATTCGTTGTATGTACTGATTTTTAGTGGTCTTAGTGGTTTTGTGGTTCTATAGCCGCGattttgagtttattttgtaCAAAATCACACAGAAATAGAACTTTTTGGTCgttttcttaattttatctGTATGATTTTATAACCCTGCATGGTTATTTGTACTGATTATTAGTGATTTCGTGGTTTTCTAGCCCCGATTTTGAGTTGTTTTTGTACAAAATCACACAGAAATAGtactttttgtttgttttttaaattgtatatgtatgtttttttAATGCTGCATGGTTATCTGTACTGATTCTTAGTTGTTTTATGGTTTTGTGGTTCTATAGCCTCGATTTTGAGTTGTTTTTGTACAAAATCAGTAATCACACAGAAATAGTCCTTCTATCACTGCTAGTACttttttgtaatcatttttttgttgtatttgtatgtTTTTATAAGGCTGCATTGTTATCTTAACTGATTCTTACTGGTTTCGTGGTTCTATAGCCTCGATTttgagtttttgtttttgttaaaaCCACACAGAAATAGCAGTTATCTTTTTTTGTACAAAAATAGTACTTTTGGGTcttttggtttttgattttaattgtttttgtgtATAATCTATCTCTACTCTGATAGTACTTTTTGTTCGTTTTTTTGTTTTACCTGTGTGTTTCTATATATAATGCTGCATTGGTTATCTGTACTGGTTCTTAGTGGTCTCGGGATTCTCAAACCTCGATTTTGAGTTGTTTTTATACTTAACCACACAGAAATAGtccttctcttgtttttcttgggAATTCTGTAGTGATTTTTAGTATGCATGTGTGTTGTAAGAGTTTAATTTCTGGTGATCAACACCTACAAATTGAACTTTTTAGTGACAGCTAGTATTATAAATATTAGTATCAGCTGTCGTATTTGTTTCTGTTATTTTTGAAGTCCTGTTGGGAGCATAGCCAAGGAAGGCAAAAAGATTATATTTATCCTaggaaaaaaaaggatttttttgaaaacatcTGATCAAAGATTCAATCCTATGGATGTGTTAccttgactttttttttaaaaacgaaataaaaaatcaaTCACATGGTTTTCAAGATTGAGGATGTATCTCATCTAGTAAATAAAAATGGCAAAGAAAGCGTAGACGAAGAAAATATAGGGAAATTGTAAGAAGCTTAAAATGGAAAACAGCTGCTAGCACTTAATCAAGAGAAGAGAGACTAAGACGGAAAGTTACCAGGAGTTCACGTTTCCATGAATAGTgcttcacaaaaaaaaaagaagaagaagaagagattgaATAAGAGTACAATGAGACAGGGTATGAGTAGTGGAAAGTTACATAGAACTTTTCTTTCACACTATTTCGTTAGGGCAAACATAAACCCTAACAACACCAAGCAACTTGCTCGAGCGGCCACTTAAATTAGTTAAGAATATTCACAAGTTCAATGACACCTTAGGAATTCACCAAATTAGGAAGCAAAAACCTTAGTAGGATATTGGATTATACTAAATGCTTGTGCAACTGTATTTCAATATCGGGGCTAACTTGAGACACACGCATGAAGAGCATAGTGTCTGCTACCTGCATCTCCTTTTGGGTCAAGATTGGTCATGCTgcttatttttcctttgttttcttctttcatttgGAGTCTgcatcctttttattttttttatttttttttatctgtgATCTGTTAATTTGGAAGTGGTCATACCCATTTAAGGTTGTCACGTAGATCCAAAAGAATCATGTTTGACTTGAAAGAGTGTGACATATATAGTATTACACTGTTGGTAACCTGGAATGTTAACTTCGTTTGAAGATACATTAGACCAGGATATGCAGCATTATTCTAGACCAGCTTAGTGATGCTTCTTCCCGTCCATATAATACACCAACTATTATTGATATATATCTTGCTTTACGTTGAATTCCTTTTGTGTTAGGTCTACTTGCTTGCTTCCCTCTCCCATTACAATTCTTGTTTTGACCTAGACTTATTTCAAACTCATTCTTCTTTCAAATATTCTCAATTATTTAAGAAACGGGTTTTAGTATTCTTTATTTAGCTTTAAATCTGAAATTCCATTCTCAGATAATGAAGGGATCAATGTTCGAAATCTGCTTGTATTTCACTGTAGTTCCTCATACTTCGGATCACATTATTCATTCTGGGGACTGGGATGCAAGGAATAACGTTTACTAGAATTATTTCCTAAATAAGCTCATCTTAATGTAAAGCTCAAGAGGAGTAGTATTTTCTGGTTACTTCTATAATTTCTCAAAACTAAgtctatatatgtgtgtgtgtgtatagatAAGAAATTGTATAGTTAACTGAGTCTCATTTACTAACTAACTACGTATTTGCCCCCGTCAGTTGATAAATCTaggaagtcatttttttttttggatcagtCAAAATCTAGGAAGTCTTGTTAGTTGATTTTACGCAAAGAAAAGTTCTttgatataatatttattacataAGAAGAAGGCATTAAAGTCATAGAAGTTTGCGCAAAAGACCTTGTCATAGAGAAGTGAATGAAATGGCATGACGCTCTGATGCTGTTTATGATCATATGAAGCTTTTATGGAGTGAAATTTACCATGATGTAAAACTAGGCCATCCACATATTAGGTATTGTACGTGTTAGTATAAGTTCATACTTGCTGAACTATTTCTTCAAATTCTAAACTTCCAATAAATTGTTTCTttaaatattcaattcaaccataaGATGGAAAAAGTAGTTGAGACTATGGTGGTATAAGCAGCATTGGTTTGGCCATGAAGATTAGATGGAAAGGCTTACGGAAGTTCTGTAGCCACCTGAGCATCTTTACACCCTAAATTTCTGCATGATTCATGCATGCACAGACAAATTTGTATGGATATAAGCGTGCCTACTGCCAAAATAAAGGTTGCTTGGTAGTAAATATTATATTCAGACATAGACATAATGCGAGATTTTAATTCCTGTCAACTGATTGGTGTGTCATTGAATCTATGTCTAACTTGAGGGGCAGTACTGTACATGTAAATTGGAAAGTGATTTGAGGGGCAGAACTGTACATGTAAATTGGAAAGTGGCCCTTCTTGATTTTTGTACCTCTAGTCTCCTGAATAAGTGCATAAAAGGACGAATCTTTAGATTCAGTTTCTGAAACTTCTAGTTGCTTTGGAAGCTTGTCGTCAATATTGAAGTAGAATATGGTTAGAAATGAATAATAACTTCTCCAATTACTAATTGGAAATAAAAATCTTTTCGTGTGAAAGAAATTGACAAATCTTTTGCTGCAAGCAACCAAATAAAGAAACCAAATCTTTTACGTACTGATCTCCATTTATAATTCCTGGATTTTGTTTCTTGttcaattattattataatattttaaatatatctagtgTAATTGCTATTGACAGCAATTCAGTTGCAGCTTTATGTGTAAGTATGAATTGCAGGCGTAGAACACTGTTCtcatgtcaatttttttgcttCGTATCATGTACCCTTTTTACGCGTAATTAATCTATATCTGGCTGCAGTGAAATCTTTTGGGACAGAAGGACGGAGGAAAGATGGACTTCAGCTTCTTGCGAGTGATGAAATCTATGAGCACATATTCTTCAGAGGTTGCGACATAAAGGTGAACTGTACTTACATCCTTTCCCTGCTAACTTGTCAACTAGATTTTTTGAGGTGAATGGAGTGTCTTCAAACAATTTAGGATGTTGTGAAGCTGTTCCAATGGTTCGAATATTGGTACCATTTTGCTTTCTATTAGAATAAGAAAGTTTTTCAGAGCTATGTAATGTTGTGTGTCATTAGCTTTATGTATGCTCTCCAGTAAACAATCTTTTAGAATGTTACCTATAAGCTATCAATAAAAGGTAGGTAATTTATACTTCAGCTAGACCTTAATTGGTAGGTAATTTAGGAGGCCCTTATGAGATACTAATGAGAAGTGCTAAACAAAAGCGTAACGTTATGTTTAAGGAATGTAATTTCCACCATAAGAAATACACGAGGACTGGAAAATCAAACTCACTAGCATTAGAAAAAGGATTTAAGTGGTGGTTATCCAAAAATGAAAGATAGGAGACTAATATTAGAAGGAGATACTGGTataaagtgtgtgtgtgtgtttttatgGGAAGCTCAAAATGTCAGAGACTGATATTGATACCTCTGTTGCCATATGCATGCTTCTAAGAAGTGCCAGGTCAGAACCTGGAACTCCAACATTGGTTCTAAGCCTTAGACAGACCATCTATAGCCTCGTACATACAACgtaaacaattattttttactgaAAAAGAGATTTCTAAGACCTATAGGAGCCACTCAAGAGAGACTCCTCTTATTAAACCCATTCTGTAGCAAGAATTGTATACCTGAAATCAGAGGCGTGAGGTTCTCaggttctcttcttctttccttctttcatATAAGCTACGGTAACATATGTTTCCTTCGGGGCACCAAATGGTGAAAAGGAAGAGATCTTCCTGGTTGCTAGATCAAGTTTGTGCAGAAAATGCTATAGGAAGTTTGTGGCATCCCCTGAGTGACATTGGATGGTTTCTCATCAATCTTGGTGACCATCCTGCATATATCGTTTTGTTTAATCGGCATACAATTTTGTATCATGAAAGGAAGACGTAAAAGAAAAGATAACATTGCGATATATATGAAATTTATGGCTTTAAATGAGGAAGAGGTCGTgaggaaaagatgacttattgtCTTTCAGTTGGCTGAATGAAATTTGCATGCTCTGCAAGAGCTGGAAGGTTTTTTAGTGTTGAAAGTTAGATCCATTCATCACATCATAaaatattcttctttcttccgaaAACATGATCTCGTTCTgaatctctctttttcttttgtcttgaGTTGCACAGGATCTGCAAGTTATATCTTCCCCATTACCTCAAAGTACATCAGCTGTTCCTGACGATCCTGCGATAATACAGGTATACTCATCTCTATACAGATTAGTTTTTCAGATTTCACCATGGAGACTTGTCTAACCTTCTGCATGTAAATTTTTTGCAGTCTCATTTTCCTCAGCCCTCACCTACAACTATGGCGTCGACATCTCATGGTGCTGCACAAATAGCAAATTTTAGTACCAGTGTGCATCCCATTCTCCCTGTTACACCAGTCCAGTTGAATCTGCCCCGTGGCCCATCAGCATCAAGTTCTAGCTTTTGGGGCTCATCGCTCCCTCCTCCACCTGTAAATATCAGTAGGCTTGTTGTACCTAATTATTGCCCAGGATTAGTTGGATCCTCAGGAGGAGTTTCTTATTTTCAGCATCGTTATCCGCCGCCGCCACAGAGTTTGTTGGCATCACTTCCGCCAGTTCAGCAGCAAGCGCAACACCAGAATGTAAATACATCTGTAGCTGGAGGATCCAGGTTTTCTGAACTCCGTCATCCGTTGCTGCTGCGTGGTAGTACTGGTTCCCCAAATACACTGCCTCCTTTGCTACCCACACCATTTGTTCAATCCAATCCGGGGCGGTTTGCTGATCTTGTGTCTAATTTATTATCTATTCCAAGGCCAAATGAAGGATCTAGTGCTCTTTCAAGTGTAGCAGTGGATCCTGGCCCAAAAATGGCATCTTCTTTGCAAGAAGTACTTATTGTTAATGCTACTCCGGCTTCAGTTATTAATGAATCAAGTTCAATTGATCCGACAATCTCTCAAACTCTATCTTCCATGACAATTGAGGAGCAGTCAGGATTGAAGCAGTCCTCTTCATCTCAGTCACTGCAGACCACAGATATTGATGCAAAGACTGCTCTAGCACCAGTATTGGAACCTGTGCTATCATCAAATAGCACTGGAGAAACCCTGGAGTCATCGCTGAAATCCACAGCTAAAACTGTATGTCCTCTCTTTGTTCCCTCAGCTCCTAGTTTGTTCTTCCTTGTGAAGCAGTTGAGCTGATATCACCCTTTTCCCCTTT
Coding sequences within it:
- the LOC132055495 gene encoding protein decapping 5-like isoform X3, giving the protein MTITPPKPVNLYIGSFISLISQSDIRYEGFVFLLNPSDSTIGLRNVKSFGTEGRRKDGLQLLASDEIYEHIFFRGCDIKDLQVISSPLPQSTSAVPDDPAIIQSHFPQPSPTTMASTSHGAAQIANFSTSVHPILPVTPVQLNLPRGPSASSSSFWGSSLPPPPHRYPPPPQSLLASLPPVQQQAQHQNVNTSVAGGSRFSELRHPLLLRGSTGSPNTLPPLLPTPFVQSNPGRFADLVSNLLSIPRPNEGSSALSSVAVDPGPKMASSLQEVLIVNATPASVINESSSIDPTISQTLSSMTIEEQSGLKQSSSSQSLQTTDIDAKTALAPVLEPVLSSNSTGETLESSLKSTAKTLLGSTSSHHCKGHFARGGDQAHRNPAFTNHSYRGRAQGRANVFQPDGVPLRNPGYAGSRFWGRGPKNSSRVIRRFKEDFDFEAMNEKSNKEEVWDYLGKNNKADADDGDENEKETEDSDVKGEASEVHVKDDSKPVFCKDDSFDSFSCDALDQESAEVTLCEQRKKDAETFGVEIPILKQGHGQGPRCAGASQVSYRGRGHGNARGGRGRGHRRSVVRPRYLK
- the LOC132055495 gene encoding protein decapping 5-like isoform X2, whose protein sequence is MTITPPKPVNLYIGSFISLISQSDIRYEGFVFLLNPSDSTIGLRNVKSFGTEGRRKDGLQLLASDEIYEHIFFRGCDIKDLQVISSPLPQSTSAVPDDPAIIQSHFPQPSPTTMASTSHGAAQIANFSTSVHPILPVTPVQLNLPRGPSASSSSFWGSSLPPPPVNISRLVVPNYCPGLVGSSGGVSYFQHRYPPPPQSLLASLPPVQQQAQHQNVNTSVAGGSRFSELRHPLLLRGSTGSPNTLPPLLPTPFVQSNPGRFADLVSNLLSIPRPNEGSSALSSVAVDPGPKMASSLQEVLIVNATPASVINESSSIDPTISQTLSSMTIEEQSGLKQSSSSQSLQTTDIDAKTALAPVLEPVLSSNSTGETLESSLKSTAKTLLGSTSSHHCKGHFARGGDQAHRNPAFTNHSYRGRAQGRANVNSSRVIRRFKEDFDFEAMNEKSNKEEVWDYLGKNNKADADDGDENEKETEDSDVKGEASEVHVKDDSKPVFCKDDSFDSFSCDALDQESAEVTLCEQRKKDAETFGVEIPILKQGHGQGPRCAGASQVSYRGRGHGNARGGRGRGHRRSVVRPRYLK
- the LOC132055495 gene encoding protein decapping 5-like isoform X4, producing MTITPPKPVNLYIGSFISLISQSDIRYEGFVFLLNPSDSTIGLRNVKSFGTEGRRKDGLQLLASDEIYEHIFFRGCDIKDLQVISSPLPQSTSAVPDDPAIIQSHFPQPSPTTMASTSHGAAQIANFSTSVHPILPVTPVQLNLPRGPSASSSSFWGSSLPPPPVNISRLVVPNYCPGLVGSSGGVSYFQHRYPPPPQSLLASLPPVQQQAQHQNVNTSVAGGSRFSELRHPLLLRGSTGSPNTLPPLLPTPFVQSNPGRFADLVSNLLSIPRPNEGSSALSSVAVDPGPKMASSLQEVLIVNATPASVINESSSIDPTISQTLSSMTIEEQSGLKQSSSSQSLQTTDIDAKTALAPVLEPVLSSNSTGETLESSLKSTAKTNSSRVIRRFKEDFDFEAMNEKSNKEEVWDYLGKNNKADADDGDENEKETEDSDVKGEASEVHVKDDSKPVFCKDDSFDSFSCDALDQESAEVTLCEQRKKDAETFGVEIPILKQGHGQGPRCAGASQVSYRGRGHGNARGGRGRGHRRSVVRPRYLK
- the LOC132055495 gene encoding protein decapping 5-like isoform X1, producing MTITPPKPVNLYIGSFISLISQSDIRYEGFVFLLNPSDSTIGLRNVKSFGTEGRRKDGLQLLASDEIYEHIFFRGCDIKDLQVISSPLPQSTSAVPDDPAIIQSHFPQPSPTTMASTSHGAAQIANFSTSVHPILPVTPVQLNLPRGPSASSSSFWGSSLPPPPVNISRLVVPNYCPGLVGSSGGVSYFQHRYPPPPQSLLASLPPVQQQAQHQNVNTSVAGGSRFSELRHPLLLRGSTGSPNTLPPLLPTPFVQSNPGRFADLVSNLLSIPRPNEGSSALSSVAVDPGPKMASSLQEVLIVNATPASVINESSSIDPTISQTLSSMTIEEQSGLKQSSSSQSLQTTDIDAKTALAPVLEPVLSSNSTGETLESSLKSTAKTLLGSTSSHHCKGHFARGGDQAHRNPAFTNHSYRGRAQGRANVFQPDGVPLRNPGYAGSRFWGRGPKNSSRVIRRFKEDFDFEAMNEKSNKEEVWDYLGKNNKADADDGDENEKETEDSDVKGEASEVHVKDDSKPVFCKDDSFDSFSCDALDQESAEVTLCEQRKKDAETFGVEIPILKQGHGQGPRCAGASQVSYRGRGHGNARGGRGRGHRRSVVRPRYLK